From a single Miscanthus floridulus cultivar M001 chromosome 8, ASM1932011v1, whole genome shotgun sequence genomic region:
- the LOC136475842 gene encoding uncharacterized protein isoform X2 translates to MAADAEADELVAAAAGIICSMRGADLAGWTPPLRKPEPAAREGELIWPAVARGKRSRRRSPSAGSSGGKARWGRASPASPLDYSGGSGSGSAASTSGCEDGGGGFCSLAHRPVPATKVGAIERPQLITFPTPLPRPSGQRPRKKLRLPEIQQLVRSLAVENESLREEMRDLQRACKALSKENDKLETRLGQSNSQNEITSMEQKGKEQLDQQSVTQSARDSFVLPDLNLPPEDSADVSTVH, encoded by the exons atggcagccgacGCGGAAGCGGACGAGCTCGTGGCCGCAGCGGCCGGCATCATCTGCTCGATGCGCGGGGCCGACCTCGCCGGGTGGACGCCGCCGTTGCGCAAGCCGGAGCCGGCGGCGCGGGAGGGGGAGCTGATCTGGCCGGCGGTGGCGCGGGGGAAGCGCtcgcgccgccgctcgccgtccGCGGGCTCCTCGGGGGGCAAGGCCAGGTGGGGCAGGGCCAGCCCGGCGTCGCCGCTCGACTACAGCGGCGGCTCTGGCTCCGGCTCCGCCGCGTCCACCAGCGGCTGCGAGGACGGCGGTGGCGGCTTCTGCTCCCTGGCCCACCGACCCGTACCGGCGACCAAG GTGGGCGCCATCGAACGGCCGCAGCTTATTACCTTTCCGACCCCGCTTCCACGCCCCAGCGGCCAGCGACCACGGAAGAAATTG AGGCTGCCGGAGATCCAGCAGCTGGTACGGTCTCTCGCTGTGGAGAATGAGAGCCTCCGCGAG GAGATGCGGGATTTACAGAGAGCTTGCAAGGCGCTGTCAAAAGAAAATGACAAGCTTGAG ACAAGGTTAGGGCAATCGAACTCTCAGAATGAAATCACTTCAATGGAGCAGAAAGGAAAGGAACAGCTCGATCAGCAGTCAGTTACGCAGTCCGCACGAGACAGCTTCGTGCTACCAGATCTCAACCTTCCCCCAGAGGACTCTGCCGATGTTTCAACAGTTCATTGA
- the LOC136475842 gene encoding uncharacterized protein isoform X1 translates to MAADAEADELVAAAAGIICSMRGADLAGWTPPLRKPEPAAREGELIWPAVARGKRSRRRSPSAGSSGGKARWGRASPASPLDYSGGSGSGSAASTSGCEDGGGGFCSLAHRPVPATKLLREEVVGSHSPVACLVHASIEYSSVGAIERPQLITFPTPLPRPSGQRPRKKLRLPEIQQLVRSLAVENESLREEMRDLQRACKALSKENDKLETRLGQSNSQNEITSMEQKGKEQLDQQSVTQSARDSFVLPDLNLPPEDSADVSTVH, encoded by the exons atggcagccgacGCGGAAGCGGACGAGCTCGTGGCCGCAGCGGCCGGCATCATCTGCTCGATGCGCGGGGCCGACCTCGCCGGGTGGACGCCGCCGTTGCGCAAGCCGGAGCCGGCGGCGCGGGAGGGGGAGCTGATCTGGCCGGCGGTGGCGCGGGGGAAGCGCtcgcgccgccgctcgccgtccGCGGGCTCCTCGGGGGGCAAGGCCAGGTGGGGCAGGGCCAGCCCGGCGTCGCCGCTCGACTACAGCGGCGGCTCTGGCTCCGGCTCCGCCGCGTCCACCAGCGGCTGCGAGGACGGCGGTGGCGGCTTCTGCTCCCTGGCCCACCGACCCGTACCGGCGACCAAG CTGTTGCGGGAGGAGGTGGTGGGCTCCCACTCCCCTGTGGCCTGCCTTGTTCATGCCAGCATCGAGTATtccagt GTGGGCGCCATCGAACGGCCGCAGCTTATTACCTTTCCGACCCCGCTTCCACGCCCCAGCGGCCAGCGACCACGGAAGAAATTG AGGCTGCCGGAGATCCAGCAGCTGGTACGGTCTCTCGCTGTGGAGAATGAGAGCCTCCGCGAG GAGATGCGGGATTTACAGAGAGCTTGCAAGGCGCTGTCAAAAGAAAATGACAAGCTTGAG ACAAGGTTAGGGCAATCGAACTCTCAGAATGAAATCACTTCAATGGAGCAGAAAGGAAAGGAACAGCTCGATCAGCAGTCAGTTACGCAGTCCGCACGAGACAGCTTCGTGCTACCAGATCTCAACCTTCCCCCAGAGGACTCTGCCGATGTTTCAACAGTTCATTGA